ATAACCTTTGACCCAAAACGTCTTGAGGATATTGACAACAGGGAAGACCTTATAAATAGACTTGAAAAGAAATATGGTCAGACAGTTCACGAAATTATGGACAGGAAAAATGAGATAGACAGGGAACTTGAATCAATAACATCAAGTGATGAAAGGATTGCATCCATTGATGTTGAGGTTGAAGTTTTGAGAAAGGATGCATTTGAACTTGCTGCGGAACTTTCAAAAATGAGGAAGGCAAAGGCAGGTGTTATTAAAAAATCCGTAGAGTCCGAACTTGCTATGCTCAATATGAAAAAGACTGTATTTGAACTCAGAATAGAGGATATAGTTGATGATGAAGGTAGTATTAAACTTACTGAAAAGGGCATAGATAGGGTTGAATTCTTCATATCATCCAATGTTGGTGAAGAGGTAAAACCCCTTGCAAGGATTGCATCAGGCGGGGAACTGTCAAGAATCATGCTTGCATTAAAAAGGATTGCTGCGGAAGCCTTAAGTGTGCCTGTGTTGATATTTGATGAGATAGATGCAGGCATAGGAGGAGCTGTGGCGGAGGTGGTTGGCAGAAAACTAAAAGAGGCTGCAAAGGCACATCAAGTGCTTTGCATAACACATCTTCCCCAAATCGCAGTATATGCAGACAGGCATTTCTTTGTATCAAAGAAGGTTTTAGATTCAAGGACTATTACAGAGATAAAGGAATTAAACAAAGATGAAAGGTTAGCAGAAGTTGCAAGGATGCTTGGCGGTGTAGAGATTACAAACACGACAAAAACACATGCGAGAGAAATGCTGGAGAATGCAGGAAGGTTGAAGTAAACTTGTTATTCTGAAAGTATGAAGGTATAGCCTCTACACCTTTGCTGTGTCCATGACAAAATAAAGGGGACACCCATTAAAAGGCGCCTGTCAAGAGAAAAACTCTGGTGTCATTTAAAATTTACACCCTTTAACCCTGTATAAAATTGTATTGACTTTATTTTTTGCAATATGATAAAAACCAAAAAATTTGTTTGTTCAAGTGGTCTATTGGTTTATGGTAAAAGAGAGTCAAAGACCTTTAAAGAAATGGGCTTTATTAGGCTCTGTAGGAATGTCTTTGGTTCTTGCAACCTTTATTGGTCTTTATATAGGCATATACCTTGATGGTCTCTTTTCAACACAGCCGTGGCTGACAATCACTTTTTTAATATTGGGCATTATAGCAGGGTTTAGAAATATTTATATACTTATTAAAAGATATGGGTTGTGATACTCAAAGAATATATCCTACACAAAAGATTTCAAAGATACTTTTAAGTTCTACACTTACCCTTATTGCAGTTACTGCTGGTGTAAACTTAATAATGCCTTCCATTACAGGCATCAGTATGCTAACAGGTGGAATAACAGGCATTTTAAATTTTTACTATCTTTTACTTACGGTAAAACGCAGTATGACTATGAAAATAGACAATATCGCATCTTATGTGGCAGTGAGATACTGGATGAAATTTACCCTGACATCTATCTTAATCTATGTTCTTGTATCAAGTCATATTATAGAACCGATAGCATTTATCGTGGGCTTTACACTAATTGTGTTTAATATAGTCGTTCTATTATTATTTGCCGTAAAAAAGGGGGTAGTTTAAGACAATATGCATGCCTCAATATTTCTTCCACAATTTGGTCTGCCTGTCCATACTGCTGTTATGCTTTATATCATAATTGGATTAACAGGGTTTTCTTTTATAATCTCAAAAAGGCTGCAACTGGTGCCTGGTAACACACAGGGCATTGTAGAACTTTTAATATCAGGCATAGAAAATCTTGTCCATGATACAATGGGGCATCACGGTAAAAAATATTTTCCTTTTATTGCAACCTTTGGGATATATATATTAATATCAAATCTATTGGGACTGATACCGGGTCTTGTTCCACCTACAGCAAACCTGAATACAACAGCAGGGCTTGCAATTATAGTATTTGTTACAACACATATAATAGGTGTGAAGGAGCATGGGATAAAATATTTTAAGCACTTTATGGGTCCTGTGTGGTGGCTCACACCCTTAATGATTCCAATTGAAATTATCGGACATCTTTCAAGACCATTATCGCTTTCTCTTCGT
This genomic window from Deltaproteobacteria bacterium contains:
- a CDS encoding ATP synthase subunit I, producing MGCDTQRIYPTQKISKILLSSTLTLIAVTAGVNLIMPSITGISMLTGGITGILNFYYLLLTVKRSMTMKIDNIASYVAVRYWMKFTLTSILIYVLVSSHIIEPIAFIVGFTLIVFNIVVLLLFAVKKGVV
- a CDS encoding AtpZ/AtpI family protein; translated protein: MVKESQRPLKKWALLGSVGMSLVLATFIGLYIGIYLDGLFSTQPWLTITFLILGIIAGFRNIYILIKRYGL
- the atpB gene encoding F0F1 ATP synthase subunit A; protein product: MHASIFLPQFGLPVHTAVMLYIIIGLTGFSFIISKRLQLVPGNTQGIVELLISGIENLVHDTMGHHGKKYFPFIATFGIYILISNLLGLIPGLVPPTANLNTTAGLAIIVFVTTHIIGVKEHGIKYFKHFMGPVWWLTPLMIPIEIIGHLSRPLSLSLRLFGNMMGHELIVAVLLFLVPYLLPIPILVLGIMVSFIQAFIFSLLTMMYIGGALEEAH